The genomic DNA ATGATCTTTCTCCCTTCCTCACTGGTGTATGTGTGCTCCTGGATGTGCACATCCTCGTAACTGGAGAGCACATCCTCCAGCACACTGTGGGCAGCGGCGCATTTGGCGCATCCAGGGGCTGTCAGTATCAAAACGTCCTCGCATGCTGCTGGATACACGAAGAGGAAGAGAGCGAGGGCTGGAACAAGCGTCCTCAAAGCATTACGAATGGTGTTATCTGCTGCAGATCTGCGGGAGTGCATGTTCTGTTACCCTGTTAATTTGCTGCAGATTCTCACATTAGGAGACCAGAGCTCCATAGATCATGCCGATGAGCGTCGAGATCATCACCACCAGCGCGATATACACTCCGGCCTTTCTGGGACCTATGACCCTCGCAATCACAATCATGTTCGGGAGGCTCAGGGATGGGCCGGCGAGGAGAAGCGCCAGCGCGGGACCCGGGGCTGTGACGCCTGAGCTGTAACCGAAGAGCGTCCCGACTATGGGGACCTCGAGCAGTGTTGGCATGTAGAGCACGGCGCCTATGAGGGAGGCTGTTAGGCACGATATAAAGCTGTTCGACCCCATGATCATCTTTATCAGATCCATGGGCAGGAAGTATCCGATCACACCCACCACGAACGTGCCCGCGAGAAGCAGCGGGAATATCCTCTTCGCGAGCCACCAGGTCTCGCCGAGGAATGTGCGTCTCTCCAGAGGCGTGTAGTACCTCCACATAATGTATGCCGCGATAAGTATCAGCGCTGAGAGTATCGCGATCTTCGGCACTGCAACTATCGCGCTCGATGTGGCTACGAGAAGTATGGCGATGAGCACTCCTATAAAGAGCAGAGTGGTCCTGCTCACAGAGCCGTCCTTTGGGCTGGGATTTCTGGAGGAGCTTCTTCTCTCTCCTGGAAACACAAATGACATCACGAGCCCTATGAGCACTGCCATTGTTACAGCTGCGATTGCTCTTGCAATCCCTATATCCAGACCCAGAACCCTGGCGGTCAGAACGATCGCCATCAGGTTGATGGCCGGGCCGGAGAAGAGAAATGCGATGGCAGGGCCTATGCCGGCGCCCTTCCGCTCTATTCCTGCGAACATCGGGAGTATCGTACAGCTGCAGACTGCGAGCACAGTGCCCGATATCGCCGCGACCGGATAGCAAACCCATTTAGAAGCGTCTGCGCCGAAGTACTTCAGGATTATTTCCTTCTTCAAGAGCGCGGATATAGCTCCAGCTATGAAGAACGCCGGAATCAGACATGTAAGCACATGCGCCGAGAGGTACTCGAGAAGGCTCTCAAGACCCGCGCTCAGAGCTGCGTAAATGATATCCTGCAATCAATCACCTTCGGACTCCACGAGACTGGAAAGATGTGCAATAGCTATCGCATCTGCGGTCTCGAGAAGCTCTACGACCCGTCTGTTCTTTATGCTGTAGATCGTCCTGTTTCCCTCGATCCTGCGATCGAGAAGCCCTGCATTGTAGAGAATGCTCAGGTGCTTCGATATCGTTGACTGGGATCTCTCAAATGCAGGGAGTATCTCGCACACGCACCTCTCCCCATCAGAGAGGAGCAGGAGGATTTTTATTCGGATCGGGTCGGCGAGCGCGCCGAATATGCGGACCTGCATCTCCAGCCTTGGAACAGAGAGCATGGATGGGGCTTTGCGAGGGCTGTATATAAGTTTATCGAAATATGGCGATATATGAACAACCAACACGACCGGTGTTCTCACTCACAGACCGGTATGATGCAGTTCCGTATGTCAGAAATCGCGACTCCGTAAAACATGGGGCTGGAATGAAATCCGTGTTCTGTGAGACATGCGAATGCCGGTTATACGGACACAAAACAACGCTTCTGATCCAGGTGACCTAATCTACGTTTGTTCTTCCTTCCTGCTCTTCAGCTCCTCCAGGTTCTGCATGTAGAGCCTCACGAGGGAGCTGTCGAAGTACAGCGGCAGCAGGTACTCAAAGAGCTTGTCGGTGAGCATGCCAGCCCTCTCAGCAGCGCTCTCGACTCTGTAGAGATCGTTGAGTATCTCCTCATCGATGTTATCGCTAAGCCTCTTCCTGATCCTGGTGTTTGTCTCCTTTATGGTGGTGATCGCCTCTTCCAGCTCATGCGATATCCTGTCCATGAACTCATCGAGGTTCAATTTATCGGCTTCAAGATCTGAGACACACTTTGCGATCTCCATCTCAGTTCTTCTTCTCTCCATCAGAGTGCTCCACTCATTCAGAATTCTGCTCGCAGTGGAGGGGAGCTGACGGAGATCTTCAGAGCTCTTCACGACATAATCCATGGCACCAGACTTCATTGTCTGCACAGCAAGCCTCTCAGATCCAACGCCTGTCAGTATTATGAGAGGAAAGCCTACATCCTCAGGAGTAGCAGCGCCTCTCGTAAGATCGAGACCTGTGCCGTCCGGCAGCCTGTAGTCGGCAATGACGATATCTGGCAGGGAGTCCTGGTTTTCATCAAGAAATCTCATAGCATCTGCGAGGGTCGAGACCCGCGATACGCTCCAGGCCGAGCCGTTCTCCTCAAATATCCTCTGGATGAGCACAGCATGAGCATCGTTATCCTCAACCAGAAGAACCCTCCGGAGCTTATCCATGGAAACTCACCAAATTTCTGTAACCCCTCTTCTCTAGCAATGCGTGCCCTTTCATAAAAACTTTTTGTTGAATTAATCGCTCTTCGCTCTTATGTATTCAGCAACTTGAGGGACATGCACGCCAGTTGCTGAATGCACTCATTCGCTCGCCATTAGCGCATAGCAGGACTGGTGCCTCTGCGGGCAGGTTATCAGATTGATAAGAGCTACCACGAGATGCGCTCAGAAGTCGATCCCGCTGAATCTTGACTGAGGCTGGCCGCTCTCCTGTATCTTGAGCAGCTTCTCAACATCAAACCTGCCCTGGAAGCTTGTGTGATCGCGAACATTCTTCTCGAAGATCTTGTGCCATGCGGCATCTGTTGTCCATGTGCCGTTGAAGCTCGCGGAGACATCCATCGCGATGGCATCGCACGGGTTTCTTGATCCGAAGAATGTCCTCTGTATCCGGTCCATCTCTGTCACCGCGAAGCTCTCCTGTATCTCAGCTCCTATTCCGCCATAGATCGACCTGGATTTTATGAGCTTGAATCCAACGAGCGGGACCGAGCCGAGATACGTCATGCGCGTCGAGTCGGTGAGGTTTGTGGGGGCGGATCCGCCGGATGGCGCTGTGGCAATCTCATGTGTGGAGTCCATCTCGAAGTCGCCCTCTCCATACATCACATTGTAGTATTCCAGTCCGGATCTCCTGTCCACAGCAGAGGTGCTGATATCGATGAGCCCTGTGCCTGCGACCCTGAGAACGTTCGTGTACTCCTCATGGTATTGATTTCCGGGAGAGCCACGCGCAGCAGAAGCTATGATGGCGAGAATGAGCAGAATTCTGATAAGCGTCGCTGCGTTCATGCTACTCCCCGGATTCCTTGCAAGTATTTCGGATGTTTATGTTTAAATTATCTTTGATCCAGATGCGGAACATATCTGAATAAGATGCGGGAGCCAAAATATCTGCCTTACAGATCATGTTTGGGACATGTCC from Methanothrix thermoacetophila PT includes the following:
- a CDS encoding permease, giving the protein MQDIIYAALSAGLESLLEYLSAHVLTCLIPAFFIAGAISALLKKEIILKYFGADASKWVCYPVAAISGTVLAVCSCTILPMFAGIERKGAGIGPAIAFLFSGPAINLMAIVLTARVLGLDIGIARAIAAVTMAVLIGLVMSFVFPGERRSSSRNPSPKDGSVSRTTLLFIGVLIAILLVATSSAIVAVPKIAILSALILIAAYIMWRYYTPLERRTFLGETWWLAKRIFPLLLAGTFVVGVIGYFLPMDLIKMIMGSNSFISCLTASLIGAVLYMPTLLEVPIVGTLFGYSSGVTAPGPALALLLAGPSLSLPNMIVIARVIGPRKAGVYIALVVMISTLIGMIYGALVS
- a CDS encoding response regulator, whose translation is MDKLRRVLLVEDNDAHAVLIQRIFEENGSAWSVSRVSTLADAMRFLDENQDSLPDIVIADYRLPDGTGLDLTRGAATPEDVGFPLIILTGVGSERLAVQTMKSGAMDYVVKSSEDLRQLPSTASRILNEWSTLMERRRTEMEIAKCVSDLEADKLNLDEFMDRISHELEEAITTIKETNTRIRKRLSDNIDEEILNDLYRVESAAERAGMLTDKLFEYLLPLYFDSSLVRLYMQNLEELKSRKEEQT
- a CDS encoding ArsR/SmtB family transcription factor: MLSVPRLEMQVRIFGALADPIRIKILLLLSDGERCVCEILPAFERSQSTISKHLSILYNAGLLDRRIEGNRTIYSIKNRRVVELLETADAIAIAHLSSLVESEGD